From the Purpureocillium takamizusanense chromosome 6, complete sequence genome, one window contains:
- the bzz1 gene encoding Protein BZZ1 (COG:Z~BUSCO:EOG09260XMI~EggNog:ENOG503NUST), with protein sequence MAEVDAAPTFGAELKDGFKPASAWVAHGISWLDDIQQFYRERSAIEKEYSAKLSALAKKYFEKKNKRSPALSVGDTPAMTPGSLESASLTTWATQLTTLESRAAEHDRYANNLISQVAEPLKYYGTRFEDLRKRHAEYADKLAAERDASYADLRKVKAKYDATCQEVEAKRKKSESHYDKAKAQSAYQQQLFEMNNAKNSYLIAINVTNRQKEKYYHDYVPEVMDSLQDLNEFRVIKLNGLWIVATRLEDDMLQQSHAMMEQLGHEVRRNEPHLDSMMYMRHNMGAFQEPPDKEFEASPVWHDEATMVVDETAKIYLRNVLGKSKSQLSELRREVDKKRREVDHVKRLKQRVRDGQEKKDEVEIVRTLFAMQEDLHSVDRRRLTAEVETSTITSVVGDVTLGAKNHNFKSQTFKIPTNCDLCGERIWGLSAKGFDCRDCGYTCHSKCEMKVPADCPGEQTKEERKKLKAERQEATNKLLSPTGGPPPHVAELPDLTRSNTMNSLSSHSARRSVSGSLTGQKTPAEEAGAATPELAAPRPSISSSTTGTTAVRKNRVIAPPPAAYISELPGSSVPNGGNKDEKKGKMLYTFEASGDGELTVQEGRDVILLEPDDGSGWVKVRAGYKEGIVPATYIDFTSAPAPAPASVPRPSSTYSNSTTSSTAQSGSAGAGAGPKKKGPAVAPKRGAKKLRYVEALYEYAAQSEAEHSMIEGERFVLVKDDPGDGWVEVEKAGVTASVPASYVQVV encoded by the exons ATGGCTGAGGTGGACGCGGCGCCCACcttcggcgccgagctcaag GATGGCTTCAAGCCCGCTAGCGCCTGGGTAGCGCACGGCATCTCCtggctcgacgacatccagCAGTTCTACCGCGAGCGCTCCGCCATCGAGAAGGAGTACAGCGCCAAGCtcagcgccctcgccaagaaGTACttcgagaagaagaacaagcGCAGCCCGGCCCTGAGCGTCggcgacacgcccgccatgACGCCCGGCTCTCTCGAGAG cgcctccctCACCACCTGGGCCACCCAGCTCACCACACTCGagtcccgcgccgccgagcacgacCGCTACGCCAACAACCTCATCTCCCAGGTCGCCGAACCCCTCAAGTACTACGGAACCCGCTTCGAGGACCTTCGCAAGCGCCATGCCGAGTATGCcgacaagctcgccgccgaacgCGACGCCTCCTACGCCGACCtgcgcaaggtcaaggccaagTACGACGCTACTTGCcaggaggtcgaggccaaGCGCAAAAAGTCCGAGTCGCATtacgacaaggccaaggcccagAGCGcctaccagcagcagctgttcGAGATGAACAACGCCAAGAACTCGTACCTCATTGCCATCAACGTCACCAACCGCCAGAAGGAAAAGTACTACCACGACTACGTCCCCGAGGTCATGGACAGCCTCCAGGACCTGAACGAGTTCCGGGTCATAAAGCTCAACGGCCTGTGGATCGTCGCTACTAGGCTTGAGGACGACATGCTGCAGCAGAGCCACGCCATGAtggagcagctcggccacgAGGTCCGCCGCAACGAACCGCATCTCGACTCCATGATGTACATGCGCCACAACATGGGCGCCTTCCAGGAACCCCCGGATAAGGAGTTCGAGGCAAGCCCAGTCTGGCACGACGAAGCCACCATGGTCGTGGACGAGACGGCAAAGATCTATCTGCGCAACGTCCTCGGCAAATCCAAGTCCCAGCTGagcgagctgcgccgcgaggtgGACAAGAAGCGGAGGGAGGTGGACCACGTCAAGAGACTCAAGCAGCGCGTGCGAGACGggcaggagaagaaggacgaGGTGGAGATTGTGCGCACGCTCTTTGCCATGCAAGAAGACCTACACAGCGTGGACCGTCGCCGGTTGACGGCTGAAGTTGAGACGTCCACCATCACctcggtcgtcggcgacgtcacGCTAGGCGCCAAGAACCACAACTTCAAGAGCCAGACGTTCAAGATCCCCACCAACTGTGATCTCTGCGGCGAGCGCATCTGGGGCCTCAGTGCAAAGGGCTTCGACTGCCGGGACTGCGGATATACCTGCCACAGCAAGTGTGAGATGAAGGTGCCCGCCGACTGCCCCGGCGAGCAGACAAAGGAGGAAcgcaagaagctcaaggccgagcgccAGGAGGCCACCAACAAGCTTCTGTCACCGACTGGAGGGCCACCGCCACACGTTGCTGAGCTACCAGACCTGACACGCTCCAACACGATGAATTCGCTGAGTTCGcactcggcgcggcgctccgTTTCAGGGTCCTTGACGGGGCAAAAAACACCGGCGGAGGAAGCCGGTGCCGCTACCCCCGAGCTGGCAGCACCGCGGCCAAGCATCTCGTCATCTACGACGGGAACAACAGCCGTGCGGAAGAACAGGGTCATCGCACCACCCCCCGCAGCCTACATTAGTGAGCTGCCGGGGAGCAGCGTTCCCAATGGAGGCAAcaaggacgagaagaagggcaagatGCTGTATACTTTTGAGGCaagcggcgatggcgagttGACGGTTCAAGAGGGCAGGGACGTGATTCTTCTGGAGCCAGATG ACGGCTCCGGCTGGGTCAAGGTCCGTGCCGGCTACAAGGAGGGCATCGTTCCCGCCACATACATCGACTTCACATCTGCACCTGCCCCTGCACCGGCATCGGTTCCGCGACCGTCCTCTACGTACTCCAACTCGACAACGTCGTCAACAGCGCAGTCCGGCTCCGCAGGAGCCGGCGCGGGACCTAAAAAGAAGGGCCCGGCCGTGGCGCCCAAACGAGGGGCTAAGAAGCTCCGTTACGTGGAGGCGCTATACGAGTACGCGGCGCAGAGCGAGGCAGAGCATTCCATgatcgagggcgagcgctTCGTGCTGGTCAAGGACGACCCGGGCGACGGGTgggtcgaggtcgagaagGCGGGCGTCACGGCCAGCGTGCCCGCGAGCTACGTCCAGGTCGTGTAG
- a CDS encoding uncharacterized protein (EggNog:ENOG503PXPY) yields MSVVHEQTVYVLAHYDHAAGAATICGVFMELQDANAECLQLARRAGITLTNESSTTGPDGMHLSPVEPVRWDAPEGVSCWVEAHEVKPPRVLK; encoded by the coding sequence ATGTCGGTGGTGCACGAGCAGACCGTCTACGTGCTCGCGCACTACGaccacgcggccggcgcggcaacCATCTGCGGCGTGTTCATGGAGCTGCAGGATGCCAACGCCGAGTGCCTgcagctggcgcggcgcgcgggcatcACGCTCACCAacgagtcgtcgacgacggggcccGACGGCATGCACCTGTCGCCGGTCGAGCCGGTGCGCTGGGACGCGCCAGAGGGTGTGTCGTGCTGGGTCGAGGCGCACGAGGTGAAGCCCCCGCGCGTCCTCAAATGA
- a CDS encoding uncharacterized protein (EggNog:ENOG503P29Y~COG:A), whose protein sequence is MTAEVMHFKTSYPNFQAINGPGPTPSAAQSYPSQPQPRDPRGDRLSPGAGLFHHAPPTTNSAPRPRPLPATPSPSFRAPGAAPPFRPRLLSHSVSFLSDWDSARRPRSILVASPADRGVAAMSVAYEPRNFIHEGAYPSIGEDHDQDDHDGADQRFTDSDVAEHLSHYTADASLLADEREVLDDRGVMADDRGIMADDNSVQDASRLDLGPTGFSSPLQVSLTAPSMAEALSDSKDPSPGIGSPSSINRVKSVTKPDREVTKGPDGRFHCTMPDCKEEIRSFSRKCEWNKHMDKHERPYRCPADGCENLPGFTYSGGLLRHEREVHGKHGGPKNTVNCPHPNCKRHTGKGFSRQENLNEHLRRVHTNMEGSTPPAADSVASPDDDESEKSGTKRKRRMSDQGEELTELRAEVKRLREQNEKLKSEVDQQSQHSLAMMAQIAELQDALRHGIGQHGLGAPTAQMI, encoded by the exons ATGACAGCAGAGGTAATGCACTTCAAAACTTCATACCCGAATTTTCAGGCCATCAACGGTCCCGGTCCGACGCCGTCAGCCGCGCAGAGCTATCCTTCGCAACCGCAGCCTCGAGACCCTCGTGGTGACCGACTCTCCCCCGGCGCTGGCCTCTTccaccacgcgccgccgaccacgaACTCGGCTCCCAGGCCGCGTCCGCTGCCTGCGACACCCTCCCCGTCATTCCGCGCaccgggcgccgcgccgccctttCGCCCGCGGCTGCTGTCGCATTCCGTCTCTTTTCTCTCCGACTGGGACAgcgcgcgccgtcctcgatCCATTTTGGTCGCTTCACCCGCCGACCGTGGCGTCGCAGCCATGAGTGTCGCCTATGAGCCGCGCAACTTCATCCACGAGGGCGCATATCCCTCCATCGGAGAGGATCACGATCAAGACGACCACGATGGCGCCGACCAGCGCTTCACCGActccgacgtcgccgagcacctGAGCCATTACACAGCTGATGCTTCTCTGCTTGCCGATGAGCGCGAGGTCCTTGACGATCGGGGCGTCATGGCCGATGACAGAGGTatcatggccgacgacaacTCGGTACAGGACGCATCGAGACTGGATCTCGGTCCGACAGGATTCTCGTCACCGCTTCAGGTTtcgttgacggcgccgtcgatggctGAAGCGCTCTCCGACAGCAAAGACCCTTCGCCCGGTATCGGGTCTCCGTCGTCAATAAATCGAGTCAAGTCGGTCACGAAGCCCGACCGGGAGGTGACCAAGGGTCCTGACGGGAGGTTCCACTGCACCATGCCTGATTGCAAGGAAGAGATTCGGTCTTTTTCACGCAAGTGCGAATGGAA CAAACACATGGACAAGCACGAGCGCCCCTACCGATGtcccgccgacggctgcgAAAACCTCCCCGGCTTTACGTACTCCGGCGGTCTGCTTCGACACGAGCGTGAGGTCCACGGCAAGCACGGGGGCCCGAAAAACACAGTCAACTGCCCGCATCCCAACTGCAAGCGGCATACGGGCAAGGGCTTCTCCCGACAAGAGAACCTCAACGAGCACTTGCGGCGCGTACACACCAACATGGAGGGCTCCACGCCGCCTGCGGCCGACAGCGTCGCCTccccggacgacgacgagagcgaaAAGTCGGGCACGAAGCGGAAACGCAGGATGAGCGaccagggcgaggagctcacGGAGCTTCGTGCCGAGGTCAAACGACTGCGCGAGCAAAACGAGAAGCTCAAATCCGAGGTGGATCAGCAGTCCCAGCACTCGCTTGCCATGATGGCGCAAATCGCAGAGCTTCAAGATGCCCTGCGACACGGCATTGGGCAGCACGGATTGGGCGCACCAACGGCGCAGATGATTTAG
- a CDS encoding DNA helicase (COG:J~EggNog:ENOG503P3UN~BUSCO:EOG09262NIR), with protein sequence MADASSFVKPDPEDEEKKPLAALDDDDLYEDAGDLEFYDKSAAGRQFETLYLARVPRYMWDAWLKMTDRLGDDDEIQIGTLRTWNEPVPDATIEGGTRDVTKLRMLLDANCPEHQMLPREYDLEVLERDVHNHFVFSEQDLESYKAKNKERADAAAAGIPMSLLRQRQAAEGQAGQSSGPQRNSYDRKSRYQPYYRKAIPKRTKIFGKIHYDVRVEPRNIQEEERLLAQRLFDAENSKSKLRIISRNSASAIINPGTATAAQWSGNFIKNAPQVVKPKKGEVFKAARIPKNQLLDLIFDCFRQYQYWSMKALRQKLQQPDSYLRQVLEEVAVLHKSGRFANHYGLSDAYKDKAGSEAKEEAAEAADDGDDDEPEEMEDVLPTQ encoded by the exons atggcggacgCTTCTTCCTTCGTCAAGCCCGAcccggaggacgaggaaaagaagcccctcgccgccctcgacgacgatgatctctacgaggacgccggcgatCTCGAGTTCTACGACaagagcgccgccggccggcaaTTCGAGACGCTCTACCTGGCCCGCGTGCCGCGCTACATGTGGGATGCCTGGCTCAAGATGAcggaccgcctcggcgacgacgacgagatccAGATCGGCACGCTGCGAACCTGGAACGAGCCCGTCCCCGACGCCACCATCGAGGGCGGCACGCGCGACGTCACTAAGCTGCGCATGTTGCTCGATGCCAACTGCCCGGAGCACCAGATGCTGCCGCGCGAGTacgacctcgaggtcctcgaaCGCGACGTCCACAACCACTTTGTTTTTAGCGAGCAGGACCTCGAGAGCTACAaggccaagaacaaggagcgcgccgatgccgccgccgcaggtaTCCCTatgtcgctgctgcgccagaggcaggccgccgaggggcaggcggGTCAGTCCTCGGGCCCCCAGCGTAACTCATACGACCGCAAGAGCCGGTACCAGCCCTACTATCGCAAAGCCATTCCCA AGAGGACCAAGATCTTTGGCAAAATTCACTACGATGTGCGAGTCGAGCCGCGCAACAtccaggaggaggagcgacTGCTCGCCCAGCGTCTGTTTGACGCCGAAAACTCCAAGTCGAAGCTTCGCATCATCAGCCGCAACAGCGCGTCGGCCATTATCAACCCGggcaccgccacggccgcccaaTGGAGCGGCAACTTTATC AAAAATGCTCCGCAGGTGGTCAAGCCCAAGAAGGGCGAGGTGTTCAAGGCCGCGCGTATCCCCAAGAACCAGCTTCTGGATCTCATCTTCGACTGTTTCCGCCAGTATCAGTACTGGTCCATGAAGGCCCTGCGACAGAAGCTGCAACAGCCCGACTCGTACCTGCGACAGGTATTGGAGGAGGTGGCTGTATTGCACAAGAGCGGCCGCTTCGCAAACCACTACGGACTCAGCGATGCGTACAAGGACaaggcgggcagcgaggccaaggaagaggcggccgaggctgccgacgatggggacgatgacgagcccgaggagatggaggatGTGCTACCCACGCAGTGA
- a CDS encoding uncharacterized protein (COG:S~EggNog:ENOG503P7TG) — protein MTVAAATRLASRRTLTTLLTRPNTRTMASSTAAAAAAPHKFEFLVIVPDKPGTVQKRLEVRPQHFENMTPHVTSGAWKMGGGLRSKHRLAARRRELTQHRRPAEQRPCR, from the exons ATGaccgtcgctgccgccacccgcctcgcctcacgcCGCACACTCACCACCCTGCTCACCCGTCCAAATACACGCACAATGGCTTCCTctaccgccgctgccgccgcggcgccgcacaAGTTCGAGTttctcgtcatcgtcccCGACAAGCCCGGCACGGTACAGAAGCGCCTCGAAGTGCGCCC ACAACACTTTGAAAACATGACCCCGCATGTCACATCTGGCGCCTGGAAGATGGGCGGTGGGTTGCGCAGCAAGCATCGTCTCGCTGCTAGACGTCGAGAGCTGACCCAACATAGGCGCCCTGCTGAACAGCGTCCctgccgatga
- a CDS encoding uncharacterized protein (COG:S~EggNog:ENOG503Q49E) — MSLIKSLMELATMAAIKNIRHLDSVGDFLPYEAVRTILLRVESAHQLRRVELNSPQIQGHTGEIWIKIIENEFPLEYKATAYKPSSPDKWYKVWEKYKHEHDVALAESEAKLKNALAGLQEDKQRNVSTIVERKYLPRAGRTGPKQRHWSQRDTGSSVLSFSGGSRTKTNTGASVMKKVRREAREIANIKTQLSKPIRAPIRGPTLHKAPAAMVNDHRRAALPQYRVTGSAMEQYEQRATLLSDSDDDDLNNKPVLPVAPPKKTISDAAKVSLLKKRPGTASSTKPIIKQIPVRGSTAASPQKEGVSGAGTKDIASPGSSGKRSGAVNKIATTGNSALAGKLNRSAAINKARPVGDQAHARLEDDASDNDAPARLPTRKTVSPPPGEAGPSSPEEIIASLNAPPAAAPRKRKAPPSVFMKPKKRVH, encoded by the coding sequence ATGTCTCTCATCAAATCCTTAATGGAGctcgccaccatggccgccatcaagaACATCAGACACCTTGATAGCGTTGGCGACTTCCTCCCCTACGAGGCGGTCCGCACCATCCTGCTGCGCGTGGAGAGCGCTCACCAGCTCCGCCGTGTCGAGCTCAACTCGCCTCAAATTCAGGGCCACACCGGCGAGATATGGATCAAGATCATTGAGAATGAGTTTCCCCTCGAGTACAAGGCCACCGCCTACAAGCCTTCCTCCCCAGACAAGTGGTACAAGGTCTGGGAAAAGTACAAGCACGAGCACGacgtcgccctggccgagagcgaggccaagctcaagaacgccctcgccggcctgcaaGAGGACAAGCAGCGCAACGTCAGCACCATCGTCGAGCGCAAGTATCTCCCCCGCGCCGGACGCACCGGCCCCAAGCAGCGCCACTGGTCCCAGCGAGACACGGGATCCAGCGTCCTCTCATTCAGCGGAGGCAGCCGCACCAAGACCAACACGGGCGCCAGCGTCATGAAGAAGGTCCGCCGCGAAGCTCGCGAGATTGCAAACATCAAGACGCAACTCTCCAAGCCCATTCGCGCCCCCATCCGCGGCCCGACTTTGCACAAGGCCCCCGCTGCCATGGTTAACGACCAccgacgcgccgccctgcctcAGTACCGCGTCACGGGCTCTGCTATGGAACAATACGAACAGCGAGCCACCCTTCTCTCtgactcggacgacgatgacctgAACAACAAGCCAGTTCTACCCGTGGCTCCGCCGAAGAAAACCATCTCCGACGCGGCAAAGGTCTCCCTCCTCAAAAAGCGACCCGGCACCGCGTCCTCTACCAAACCCATCATCAAGCAGATTCCGGTCAGGGGAAGCACTGCGGCATCGCCTCAGAAGGAGGGCGTCTCCGGCGCTGGCACCAAGGACATTGCTAGTCCCGGCTCATCAGGAAAGCGGTCCGGCGCAGTCAACAAGATCGCGACCACGGGCAACTCGGCCCTGGCCGGCAAGCTCAACCGCTCGGCCGCGATCAATAAGGCCAGGCCAGTTGGCGATCAAGCCCACGCCAGACTTGAGGACGATGCGTCGGACAATGATGCGCCTGCGCGTCTGCCGACCCGCAAGACGGTCTCTCCACCTCctggcgaggccggcccATCGTCGCCTGAGGAAATCATCGCCTCGCTCAAcgcgccgcctgcggcaGCCCCCAGAAAGCGCAAGGCGCCGCCTAGCGTCTTCATGAAGCCCAAGAAGAGAGTGCACTAG
- a CDS encoding uncharacterized protein (EggNog:ENOG503NYMW~TransMembrane:11 (n2-13c21/22o45-63i75-93o105-125i137-157o169-189i256-279o285-306i318-339o345-366i378-402o422-442i)~SECRETED:SignalP(1-18~SECRETED:cutsite=IRS-NI~SECRETED:prob=0.4265)~COG:G): MLLVAFWILYFLCSAIRSNIGIAQTMNKKEGHDLMTLLGLTPKDVSTALALFYVSYVIFDFPSNLIMSKLSPRAWMARIVFATGVVGACFAAVQDAWSVKFLRFLLGLVIAGMWPGMAFYLTLFYPPSRTGKRIGMYFTAAQVSAAVVGLVSAGFQLMDGVGGLAGFRWMFLIYGLVAIVLSVILLWWLPDRPLAPGQIRTRPKWLRWLPATPEALTGEDAVIHYHDLRRVYHSRPWTLRDLMLVLLDWRLWPLTLMYFGVVGVGIGTQLYGSVIIAAIQPQATSIQVSLLFAPIWIMDLIAILLVTPISDRFHRYRAVFFAGAACIQIAGLLTTTFALKNGWARYGGLLMVGFGLGPTVPICMAWSSEIFQRRHGEVGVAAATALVSGLGNLGSVTTTYALYAGWPEDAASGPHQFRKSNLTMVGILCVSIASALVMMALLKVFGNPPSTKLYDNDSASEFEDGAARRETQQRGFGRFHRRSAHRA; the protein is encoded by the exons ATGCTGCTTGTAGCGTTCTGGATACTCTATTTTCTCTGCTCAGCAATCCGCTCCAATATCGGCATCGCCCAGACCATGAACAAGAAAGAGGGCCACGACTTGATGACTCTCCTGGGACTCACCCCCAAGGACGTGTCGACTGCGCTCGCTCTCTTTTACGTCTCTTATGTCATCTTCGACTTCCCCTCGAATCTCATCATGAGTAAGCTGAGCCCTCGAGCCTGGATGGCCCGTATCGTCTTCGCCACaggtgtcgtcggcgcctgtTTTGCTGCCGTACAGGATGCATGGAGCGTCAAATTCTTGCGCTTTCTGCTGGGTCTGGTCATAGCAGGCATGTGGCCCGGCATGGCCTTCTACCTAACCCTCTTCTATCCGCCGTCTCGCACGGGCAAGCGCATCGGCATGTACTTCACTGCCGCGCAGGTGTCGGCCGCTGTGGTTGGGCTCGTGTCCGCCGGCTTCCAGCTCATGGATGGTGTCGGGGGGCTTGCCGGTTTTCGCTGGATGTTTCTCATCTACGGCCTAGTTGCGATTGTCCTGAGCGTCATTCTACTGTGGTGGCTGCCGGACCGCCCTCTTGCTCCGGGCCAGATAAGGACGCGCCCAAAGTGGCTCAGGTGGTTGCCTGCCACACCCGAGGCCTtgacgggcgaggacgcggtcATTCATTATCACGACCTTCGCCGTGTTTACCACAGCAGGCCCTGGACTCTGCGGGATCTGATGCTCGTTTTGCTGGACTGGCGACTTTGGCCCTTGACGCTGATGTACTTTGGCGTGGTTGGTGTCGGCATTGGTACCCAACTCTACGGCTCCGTCATCATTGCAGCGATTCAACCTCAGGCGACTTCGATTCAAGTCAGCCTTCTTTTTGCGCCAATCTGGATT ATGGACCTCATCGCGATCCTCCTCGTCACGCCCATCTCTGACCGCTTTCATCGCTACCGagccgtcttcttcgccggcgcggcctgCATCCAGATTGCGGGCCTTTTGACTACCACCTTTGCCCTCAAGAACGGCTGGGCCCGTTATGGAGGCCTTCTGATGGTGGGGTTCGGTTTGGGACCTACCGTGCCGATTTGCATGGCATGGAGTTCGGAAATCTTCCAGCGTCGACACGGCGAGGTTGGGGTTGCAGCAGCCACTGCTCTGGTGTCGGGGTTGGGCAACCTTGGTAGCGTCACCACGACCTATGCACTCTACGCCGGATGGCCCGAAGACGCCGCAAGCGGACCGCATCAGTTTCGCAAGAGCAACCTGACCATGGTGGGCATCCTGTGTGTCAGCATTGCCAGTGCCCTGGTCATGATGGCGTTGTTGAAAGTCTTCGGGAACCCACCCAGCACAAAGCTTTACGACAACGACTCGGCAAGTGAGTTCGAGGATGGAGCCGCGAGACGCGAAACACAACAACGTGGCTTCGGCAGGTTCCACCGCCGTTCGGCCCACCGAGCCTAG
- a CDS encoding uncharacterized protein (EggNog:ENOG503NYMW~TransMembrane:12 (i58-81o101-119i131-149o161-181i193-213o225-245i312-335o341-362i374-395o401-422i434-458o478-498i)~COG:G), whose translation MDRSHDRSIVAGKDANATSKHVAGSSEDASNAPVVQPVREDYDVETVERIYRKLDLRIIPAFWILYFLCSAIRSNIGIAQTMNKKEGHDLMTLLGLTPKDVSTALALFYVSYVIFDFPSNLIMSKLSPRAWMARIVFATGVVGACFAAVQDAWSVKFLRFLLGLVIAGMWPGMAFYLTLFYPPSRTGKRIGMYFTAAQVSAAVVGLVSAGFQLMDGVGGLAGFRWMFLIYGLVAIVLSVILLWWLPDRPLAPGQIRTRPKWLRWLPATPEALTGEDAVIHYHDLRRVYHSRPWTLRDLMLVLLDWRLWPLTLMYFGVVGVGIGTQLYGSVIIAAIQPQATSIQVSLLFAPIWIMDLIAILLVTPISDRFHRYRAVFFAGAACIQIAGLLTTTFALKNGWARYGGLLMVGFGLGPTVPICMAWSSEIFQRRHGEVGVAAATALVSGLGNLGSVTTTYALYAGWPEDAASGPHQFRKSNLTMVGILCVSIASALVMMALLKVFGNPPSTKLYDNDSASEFEDGAARRETQQRGFGRFHRRSAHRA comes from the exons ATGGACCGAAGCCATGACCGGTCCATTGTGGCTGGCAAGGACGCCAACGCCACTTCGAAACATGTCGCGGGCTCCTCAGAAGATGCGAGCAATGCTCCGGTTGTTCAGCCGGTCCGCGAGGACTATGATGTCGAGACGGTAGAGCGCATCTACAG AAAACTAGATTTGAGAATTATCCCAG CGTTCTGGATACTCTATTTTCTCTGCTCAGCAATCCGCTCCAATATCGGCATCGCCCAGACCATGAACAAGAAAGAGGGCCACGACTTGATGACTCTCCTGGGACTCACCCCCAAGGACGTGTCGACTGCGCTCGCTCTCTTTTACGTCTCTTATGTCATCTTCGACTTCCCCTCGAATCTCATCATGAGTAAGCTGAGCCCTCGAGCCTGGATGGCCCGTATCGTCTTCGCCACaggtgtcgtcggcgcctgtTTTGCTGCCGTACAGGATGCATGGAGCGTCAAATTCTTGCGCTTTCTGCTGGGTCTGGTCATAGCAGGCATGTGGCCCGGCATGGCCTTCTACCTAACCCTCTTCTATCCGCCGTCTCGCACGGGCAAGCGCATCGGCATGTACTTCACTGCCGCGCAGGTGTCGGCCGCTGTGGTTGGGCTCGTGTCCGCCGGCTTCCAGCTCATGGATGGTGTCGGGGGGCTTGCCGGTTTTCGCTGGATGTTTCTCATCTACGGCCTAGTTGCGATTGTCCTGAGCGTCATTCTACTGTGGTGGCTGCCGGACCGCCCTCTTGCTCCGGGCCAGATAAGGACGCGCCCAAAGTGGCTCAGGTGGTTGCCTGCCACACCCGAGGCCTtgacgggcgaggacgcggtcATTCATTATCACGACCTTCGCCGTGTTTACCACAGCAGGCCCTGGACTCTGCGGGATCTGATGCTCGTTTTGCTGGACTGGCGACTTTGGCCCTTGACGCTGATGTACTTTGGCGTGGTTGGTGTCGGCATTGGTACCCAACTCTACGGCTCCGTCATCATTGCAGCGATTCAACCTCAGGCGACTTCGATTCAAGTCAGCCTTCTTTTTGCGCCAATCTGGATT ATGGACCTCATCGCGATCCTCCTCGTCACGCCCATCTCTGACCGCTTTCATCGCTACCGagccgtcttcttcgccggcgcggcctgCATCCAGATTGCGGGCCTTTTGACTACCACCTTTGCCCTCAAGAACGGCTGGGCCCGTTATGGAGGCCTTCTGATGGTGGGGTTCGGTTTGGGACCTACCGTGCCGATTTGCATGGCATGGAGTTCGGAAATCTTCCAGCGTCGACACGGCGAGGTTGGGGTTGCAGCAGCCACTGCTCTGGTGTCGGGGTTGGGCAACCTTGGTAGCGTCACCACGACCTATGCACTCTACGCCGGATGGCCCGAAGACGCCGCAAGCGGACCGCATCAGTTTCGCAAGAGCAACCTGACCATGGTGGGCATCCTGTGTGTCAGCATTGCCAGTGCCCTGGTCATGATGGCGTTGTTGAAAGTCTTCGGGAACCCACCCAGCACAAAGCTTTACGACAACGACTCGGCAAGTGAGTTCGAGGATGGAGCCGCGAGACGCGAAACACAACAACGTGGCTTCGGCAGGTTCCACCGCCGTTCGGCCCACCGAGCCTAG
- a CDS encoding uncharacterized protein (COG:S~EggNog:ENOG503P7TG) → MTVAAATRLASRRTLTTLLTRPNTRTMASSTAAAAAAPHKFEFLVIVPDKPGTVQKRLEVRPQHFENMTPHVTSGAWKMGGALLNSVPADDDATKFDFMGSTLVCIAESKEAVLEQLRNDIYSTSGVWDTEKAQIYPFKCAFRNP, encoded by the exons ATGaccgtcgctgccgccacccgcctcgcctcacgcCGCACACTCACCACCCTGCTCACCCGTCCAAATACACGCACAATGGCTTCCTctaccgccgctgccgccgcggcgccgcacaAGTTCGAGTttctcgtcatcgtcccCGACAAGCCCGGCACGGTACAGAAGCGCCTCGAAGTGCGCCC ACAACACTTTGAAAACATGACCCCGCATGTCACATCTGGCGCCTGGAAGATGGGCG GCGCCCTGCTGAACAGCGTCCctgccgatgacgatgccacCAAGTTCGACTTCATGGGCAGCACCCTCGTGTGTATTGCCGAGTCCAAGGAGGCCgtgctcgagcagctgcgcaatGACATTTACAGCACCTCTGGCGTCTGGGACACGGAGAAG GCACAAATCTACCCCTTCAAGTGCGCCTTCAGGAATCCGTAA